A genomic window from Brachyspira sp. SAP_772 includes:
- a CDS encoding ABC transporter ATP-binding protein has translation MNSSVILKLENVKKYFKPHSNVIESLIKKTKEIKAVDDVSLEIKKGEILAIIGESGSGKTTIGKLIMKLIEPTSGNIIFENENINNFDKEQIKKYRQNVQMIFQDPYASMNPRFKIRDVLKEALYIHNIEGDEKDYDEMVIKALEDVKINPPEEFMDRYPHMLSGGQRQRIATARALILNPKLIVADEPVSMIDLSTRAEILYMMKEVQIQKQLSYIYITHDLSTAKYFADKIAVMYLGNIVEIGEANEIIENPKHPYTKALISAVPDASTGRANIIKELPIKGEIPNASDIPTGCRFHTRCIYAKKECQNTEAILKDVNSNHKSACIFYDSI, from the coding sequence ATGAATAGTAGTGTAATATTAAAACTTGAAAATGTAAAAAAATATTTTAAGCCTCATAGTAATGTAATAGAAAGTTTAATAAAAAAAACAAAAGAAATTAAAGCAGTTGATGATGTAAGCTTAGAAATAAAAAAAGGAGAAATACTTGCAATTATAGGAGAATCTGGAAGCGGAAAAACAACAATCGGCAAATTAATAATGAAATTAATAGAGCCTACTTCTGGAAACATTATATTTGAAAATGAAAATATTAATAATTTTGACAAAGAACAAATAAAGAAATACAGACAAAATGTGCAAATGATATTTCAAGACCCTTATGCATCAATGAACCCAAGATTTAAAATAAGAGATGTGTTGAAAGAAGCACTTTATATTCATAATATAGAGGGTGATGAAAAGGATTATGATGAAATGGTGATAAAGGCACTTGAAGATGTAAAGATTAATCCTCCTGAAGAGTTTATGGATAGATATCCGCATATGCTTTCGGGCGGGCAGCGTCAAAGAATTGCAACGGCTCGTGCTTTAATACTTAATCCAAAATTAATTGTTGCTGATGAACCCGTATCTATGATAGATTTATCTACAAGAGCTGAAATACTTTATATGATGAAAGAAGTGCAAATACAAAAACAATTAAGCTATATTTATATTACTCATGATTTGTCAACTGCTAAATATTTTGCAGATAAAATAGCAGTAATGTATTTGGGAAACATTGTAGAGATAGGAGAAGCTAATGAAATAATAGAAAATCCTAAACACCCCTACACTAAAGCATTAATCTCTGCAGTACCTGATGCTTCTACAGGAAGAGCAAACATTATTAAAGAGCTTCCAATAAAAGGAGAAATACCTAATGCATCAGATATACCAACAGGTTGCAGATTCCATACAAGATGCATATATGCAAAAAAAGAATGCCAAAATACAGAAGCTATATTAAAAGATGTAAACAGTAATCATAAATCAGCTTGCATATTTTATGATAGTATATAA
- the trpB gene encoding tryptophan synthase subunit beta, whose amino-acid sequence MINSENGFFGKFGGRFVDDKLEKKLAELEEAFNFYIKDKDFLNELEELRSDFLGRPTPLMYAKNISESIGGAKIYVKLEGFAHTGAHKINNSIGQALLAKRMGKKKIIAETGAGQHGIATAAACAKLGLECSIYMGDIDVRRQQPNVASMELYGANVVSVKRGARGLKDAVDEALEEWIKNLDDTHYLLGSAVGPSPYPDIVRTFQSIIGRELAKQIEEKKLKVKSMIACVGGGSNAIGFFEPFIEKTDIELIAVEAGGIGTNIGENAVRMNNKYAKEHIAQGYKTKFILTENGEISNTMSISAGLDYPGIGPQLAYLGDIGRIRFLSATDTEAVNAVKEFAKHEGVIFALESAHAGAKAIEYAKECSKDDVIIVNMSGRGDKDIFITSPIFRAERWKEFLQDELKRLENNIDIHNFK is encoded by the coding sequence ATGATAAACAGTGAAAATGGATTTTTTGGAAAGTTTGGCGGAAGATTTGTAGATGATAAACTTGAAAAAAAATTAGCAGAATTAGAAGAAGCTTTTAATTTTTATATAAAAGACAAAGACTTTTTAAATGAATTAGAAGAACTTAGGAGTGATTTTTTGGGAAGACCTACACCATTAATGTATGCCAAGAACATATCAGAAAGTATAGGCGGGGCAAAGATATATGTAAAGCTTGAAGGTTTTGCCCATACTGGAGCACATAAGATTAATAATTCCATAGGTCAGGCATTATTAGCAAAAAGGATGGGAAAGAAAAAAATAATAGCAGAAACAGGAGCGGGGCAGCATGGTATTGCTACGGCGGCAGCTTGTGCTAAGTTAGGGTTAGAATGTTCTATATACATGGGGGATATAGATGTACGCAGGCAGCAGCCTAATGTGGCATCTATGGAATTATATGGGGCTAATGTTGTATCGGTTAAAAGAGGAGCTAGAGGATTAAAAGATGCAGTTGATGAGGCTTTAGAAGAATGGATAAAAAATTTGGATGACACTCATTATTTGCTTGGAAGTGCTGTTGGACCTAGCCCTTATCCAGATATAGTGAGAACTTTTCAATCTATAATAGGAAGAGAATTAGCTAAGCAAATAGAAGAAAAAAAGTTAAAAGTAAAATCTATGATTGCATGTGTTGGAGGCGGTTCTAATGCTATAGGTTTTTTTGAGCCATTTATAGAAAAAACTGATATAGAATTAATAGCTGTTGAGGCGGGCGGAATAGGTACAAATATTGGTGAGAATGCTGTAAGAATGAATAATAAATATGCTAAAGAACATATTGCTCAAGGATATAAAACTAAGTTTATATTAACAGAAAATGGAGAAATATCTAATACTATGTCTATATCGGCGGGGCTTGATTATCCGGGAATTGGACCTCAATTAGCATATTTAGGAGATATTGGAAGAATTAGATTTTTAAGTGCTACTGATACTGAAGCTGTTAATGCTGTTAAAGAATTTGCTAAGCATGAGGGAGTTATATTTGCTTTAGAGAGTGCACATGCTGGGGCTAAGGCTATAGAATATGCTAAGGAATGCTCTAAAGATGATGTTATAATAGTTAATATGTCTGGAAGGGGAGATAAGGATATTTTTATAACCTCGCCTATATTTAGAGCTGAGAGATGGAAAGAGTTCTTGCAAGATGAGTTAAAGAGATTAGAAAATAATATTGATATACATAATTTTAAATAA
- a CDS encoding MATE family efflux transporter: MYNEVTSNPLYYEKIHKLLFKFGTPSIISMLVGALYNIVDQMFIGQGVGINGNAATNVAFPLTTICVSIALFLGHGGSSLYSLLLGRGEKEKASTIIGNTISLAFILSIILTIIVKVFIEKIMYMFGSTEEVSSYAIKYSSITSIGFLPFIFSSMMSHIIRADGSPRYSMMSVLSGAIANTILDPIFIFYFKMGISGAALATIIGQFISFALTFKYIFKMKNITLNGKNFILNIRNAIKIFTLGLAGGFNQLAMMAVQITMNNVLSYYGNQSIYGGNIPLAVSGIIIKINMIVMAFIIGTGQGSQPIIGFNYGAKNYKRVINTYKLSVFITTMMAITASILFQLFPRQIVSMFGDGSELYFSFAEEYMRIYMLFMVVNGVQPVTGSFFTSIGKAFKGAFIAMTRQIIFLLPLIITLPKIFGIDGVMYAGPIADGMALIVTILFVTKEIKNIKKLEEIKN; encoded by the coding sequence ATGTATAACGAAGTGACTTCTAATCCATTATATTATGAAAAAATACATAAACTTCTTTTTAAATTTGGTACTCCAAGTATAATATCAATGCTAGTTGGAGCATTATATAATATAGTAGATCAAATGTTTATAGGACAAGGGGTTGGCATAAATGGAAATGCTGCTACAAATGTTGCTTTTCCACTAACAACAATATGTGTATCAATAGCATTATTTTTAGGGCATGGAGGATCATCTTTATATAGTTTACTGCTTGGGAGAGGAGAAAAAGAAAAAGCATCAACTATTATAGGAAATACAATATCTTTAGCATTTATTTTAAGTATAATATTAACTATAATAGTAAAAGTATTTATAGAGAAAATAATGTATATGTTTGGCTCTACTGAGGAAGTATCAAGTTATGCTATAAAATATAGCTCAATAACTTCTATAGGCTTTTTGCCTTTTATATTTTCAAGCATGATGAGCCATATAATAAGAGCAGACGGAAGCCCTAGATATTCAATGATGTCTGTATTAAGCGGAGCTATTGCTAATACTATATTAGACCCTATATTTATATTTTATTTCAAAATGGGTATATCTGGAGCTGCTTTGGCTACTATTATTGGGCAGTTTATATCTTTTGCTTTAACTTTTAAGTATATATTCAAAATGAAAAATATTACACTTAATGGCAAAAACTTTATATTAAATATTAGAAACGCCATTAAAATTTTCACTTTAGGATTAGCTGGAGGATTCAATCAATTAGCCATGATGGCTGTACAAATTACAATGAATAATGTATTAAGCTATTATGGAAATCAATCAATATATGGAGGCAATATTCCTCTTGCTGTATCTGGAATAATAATAAAAATTAATATGATTGTTATGGCTTTTATAATAGGTACAGGACAAGGTTCGCAGCCTATAATTGGATTTAATTATGGAGCTAAAAATTATAAAAGAGTAATAAATACATATAAGTTAAGTGTGTTTATAACAACTATGATGGCTATAACAGCTTCGATACTATTTCAATTATTTCCAAGACAAATAGTTTCTATGTTTGGAGATGGAAGTGAATTATATTTTTCTTTTGCTGAAGAATATATGAGAATATATATGCTATTTATGGTAGTTAATGGAGTTCAGCCCGTTACAGGTTCATTTTTTACTTCTATAGGTAAAGCATTTAAGGGAGCATTTATAGCTATGACTAGGCAGATAATTTTCTTGCTTCCTCTTATAATAACACTCCCTAAAATATTTGGTATAGACGGTGTAATGTATGCTGGTCCAATAGCAGATGGTATGGCTTTGATAGTTACTATTTTATTTGTAACAAAAGAAATAAAAAACATAAAAAAATTAGAAGAGATTAAAAACTAA
- a CDS encoding CASTOR/POLLUX-related putative ion channel — protein MKRILKYIRYNIDLIFSKGILYQLMVLVSIIVTTLLFVAIFMKIAFKYPIVDGFWDSLMQFIDTGNISAAEESNGFNAIVATFLAVTFIGVCGWGLLIAMINNALQERIRNLSNGNSFIMERNHSIVLGYGEEVFTIIEEFIMGRSKKIVVLSNYEASYIKKRISFFKKYKNTKVVIRKGNPSRFENLQLLNIERANSVSIVNEDDSESLKILLSLKRILQKENKNIFNKKRHRTLNICMLVNKKDNIEIVKSIDDSELFNVHIIYKYEILYKLIGQSIMYTGLSNIYEELFDYKGIDIEIESKHHCNALNFKNAASKYLKNNKILLGIINQEDKTLLIPKETEKIKTSDKLVVLFRRDDEKKEISISNHINNAHSIIKHRILLILESNKEKEVIEEIAEYIEKDNIFILHYEEIEKQEIKKDFLISKINKNKITKIILISENIDTDTKAMNILLVIRAIIKDYKYDIPILSLINSIENRDLIYSDDIKDFIVSGKLIGTLMATASKDSDLLYVFGDLLTKGGNDIVMVPYNQLHIDKKENKFIDIYKKLIEKRKIAIGIKERSKIILNPDEEIKIDEGSEIIVILQNI, from the coding sequence ATGAAAAGAATACTAAAATATATTAGGTATAATATTGATCTAATATTCAGCAAGGGAATTTTATATCAATTAATGGTGCTAGTATCCATCATTGTAACTACATTATTGTTTGTTGCAATATTTATGAAAATAGCTTTTAAGTATCCTATAGTAGATGGTTTTTGGGATAGCTTGATGCAATTTATTGATACAGGAAATATTTCTGCTGCAGAAGAATCTAATGGTTTTAATGCTATAGTTGCTACTTTTTTAGCTGTTACATTTATAGGGGTTTGTGGTTGGGGGCTTCTTATTGCTATGATTAATAATGCTTTACAGGAGAGAATAAGAAATCTTAGTAATGGAAATTCATTTATTATGGAACGCAATCACTCTATAGTATTAGGATACGGAGAAGAAGTTTTTACTATAATCGAAGAGTTTATAATGGGAAGGTCAAAAAAGATTGTAGTACTTTCTAATTATGAAGCTTCTTATATTAAAAAAAGAATATCTTTTTTTAAAAAATATAAAAATACTAAAGTTGTTATAAGAAAGGGAAATCCTAGCAGATTTGAAAATTTGCAGCTTTTAAATATAGAAAGAGCAAATAGTGTATCTATAGTTAATGAAGATGATAGTGAATCTTTAAAAATTTTATTATCCCTAAAAAGAATATTACAAAAAGAAAATAAAAATATATTCAACAAAAAAAGGCATAGAACTTTAAATATATGTATGCTTGTAAACAAAAAAGATAATATAGAAATAGTAAAGTCTATAGATGATAGTGAACTTTTTAATGTACATATAATCTATAAATATGAAATATTATATAAACTAATAGGTCAAAGTATCATGTATACAGGTTTAAGTAATATATACGAAGAGTTATTTGACTATAAAGGAATAGATATAGAAATAGAGTCAAAACATCATTGTAATGCATTAAATTTTAAAAATGCAGCTAGTAAATATTTAAAAAATAATAAAATATTATTAGGAATAATCAATCAAGAAGATAAAACTTTACTAATACCAAAAGAAACTGAAAAAATAAAAACTTCAGATAAATTAGTAGTATTATTTAGAAGAGATGATGAAAAAAAAGAAATCAGTATTTCAAATCATATAAACAATGCTCATAGTATAATAAAACATAGAATACTATTAATATTAGAAAGTAATAAAGAAAAAGAAGTAATAGAAGAAATAGCTGAATATATAGAAAAAGATAATATTTTTATATTACATTATGAGGAAATAGAAAAACAAGAAATAAAAAAAGATTTTCTAATATCAAAAATTAACAAAAATAAGATAACAAAAATAATATTAATATCAGAAAATATTGACACAGATACTAAAGCTATGAATATTCTTCTCGTTATAAGAGCTATTATTAAAGATTATAAGTATGACATACCTATATTATCTCTGATTAATTCTATAGAAAATAGAGATTTAATATATTCTGATGATATAAAAGATTTTATAGTTAGCGGTAAATTAATAGGTACATTGATGGCTACTGCTTCAAAAGATTCTGATTTACTTTATGTGTTTGGAGATTTACTTACAAAAGGAGGCAATGATATAGTCATGGTTCCTTACAATCAACTTCATATAGATAAAAAAGAAAATAAATTTATAGATATATATAAAAAACTTATTGAAAAAAGAAAAATAGCAATAGGTATAAAAGAACGCTCTAAAATAATATTAAATCCTGATGAGGAAATTAAAATAGATGAGGGTTCTGAAATTATAGTAATATTACAAAATATTTAA